One segment of Salvia splendens isolate huo1 chromosome 20, SspV2, whole genome shotgun sequence DNA contains the following:
- the LOC121782588 gene encoding LOW QUALITY PROTEIN: pentatricopeptide repeat-containing protein At3g49170, chloroplastic-like (The sequence of the model RefSeq protein was modified relative to this genomic sequence to represent the inferred CDS: inserted 2 bases in 1 codon; deleted 1 base in 1 codon), with product MIRLSLPSTASPPLKPNHHHHSRRQTSTTPKPPDTVTFESLKSRIIRHADAGRLHEAISTLDLMSRSNLSPDLTTYSVLLKSCIRTRSFDLRRALHSKLENSGIQLDHIVLNSLISLYSKCGDWKKAEEIFASMGGGARDLVSWSAMISGYAHSGLNSEAIALFFEMVEFGERPNQFCXSAAIRACSNREYAGIGLVIFGFVVKSGYFDSDVCVGCALIDLFGKGFGDLESAKKVFDEMPERNSVSWTLMITRFMQMGDSMDAIELFSDMLIEGYVPDRFTFSSVLSACSDVGSLDIGRQLHSWVVKTGLTSDVCVGCSLVDMYAKSTVNGSMDESRKVFDRMAEHNVMSWTAIITGYVQKGGCDVEAIELYSRMITEGRVKPNHFTVASLLKACGNLFNPRLGEQIHGHAIKSSLAEVNCVGNSLISMYAKMDMMEDARKAFEFLFEKNLVSFNALVDGYSRNLGSEEAFGLFNQIGNASGGADSFTFASLLSGAASIGAVGKGEQLHSRLVKAGFATNLCVCNALISMYTRCGDIEAGFQVFEEMGVRNVISWTSIITGFAKHGLARLALDLFQQMLDFGVKPNEVTFVAVLSACSHAGLVDEGWRHFNSMSKEHGIRPRMEHYACMVDVLGRSGFLNEAMEFIESMPFTPDALVWRTLLGACSVQGDADLGRRAADMIIEQDPSDPAAHVLLSNLYASAGQWEDVAKIRKGMKERNVVKEAGCSWIETANSVHKFYVGDTKHPEAREMYEELERLVVEIKGMGYVPDTRFVMHEVEEGEKERYLFQHSEKIALAYGLIRTGKAKPIRIFKNLRVCGDCHAAMKYASMATGREIVVRDSNRFHHIKDGRCSCNDYW from the exons ATGATAAGGCTCTCCCTACCATCCACCGCCTCTCCTCCGCTCAAACCCAATCACCACCACCACTCCCGCCGTCAAACCTCCACCACCCCAAAACCTCCCGACACCGTCACCTTCGAATCACTCAAGAGCCGCATCATTCGCCATGCCGACGCCGGCCGCCTCCACGAAGCAATCTCCACCCTCGACCTCATGTCCCGCTCCAATCTCTCCCCGGATCTCACCACCTACTCCGTCCTCCTCAAATCCTGCATCCGCACCCGAAGCTTCGACCTCCGCCGAGCCCTCCACTCCAAGCTCGAAAATTCCGGAATCCAGCTCGACCACATCGTCCTCAACTCACTCATCAGTCTCTATTCCAAATGCGGCGACTGGAAAAAAGCGGAGGAGATATTCGCCTCCATGGGAGGAGGAGCCAGGGATCTGGTCTCCTGGAGTGCTATGATTTCGGGATATGCTCACAGCGGATTGAATTCGGAGGCCATTGCTTTGTTTTTTGAGATGGTGGAGTTTGGGGAGCGGCCGAATCAGTTTTG CTCCGCCGCGATTAGGGCTTGCTCGAATCGGGAGTATGCGGGAATTGGATTGGTGATTTTTGGATTTGTGGTGAAGAGTGGCTACTTTGATTCCGATGTTTGCGTTGGTTGCGCCTTGATTGATTTGTTTGGGAAGGGATTTGGGGATTTGGAGTCTGCGAAGAAAGTGTTCGATGAAATGCCTGAGAGGAACTCTGTTTCTTGGACTCTGATGATCACGAGGTTTATGCAGATGGGTGATTCAATGGATGCAATTGAGTTGTTTTCGGATATGTTGATTGAGGGGTATGTGCCGGATAGGTTTACGTTTAGTAGTGTTTTATCTGCTTGTTCGGATGTGGGATCGTTGGACATTGGGCGACAGTTGCATAGCTGGGTGGTCAAAACGGGGCTGACTTCGGATGTCTGTGTTGGGTGTAGTTTAGTTGATATGTATGCGAAATCTACGGTTAATGGATCCATGGATGAGTCAAGAAAGGTTTTTGACAGAATGGCGGAACATAATGTGATGTCGTGGACTGCCATTATCACGGGGTATGTGCAGAAAGGAGGGTGTGATGTTGAAGCAATTGAATTGTATTCTAGGATGATAACAGAGGGGAGGGTTAAACCAAATCACTTCACGGTTGCTAGTCTGTTGAAGGCGTGCGGGAATCTTTTCAATCCGAGGTTAGGCGAACAGATTCACGGTCATGCCATTAAATCGAGTCTTGCAGAGGTTAATTGTGTTGGAAACTCTCTGATTAGCATGTATGCCAAGATGGATATGATGGAAGATGCAAGAAAAGCTTTCGAGTTCTTATTCGAAAAGAATTTGGTTTCGTTTAACGCATTAGTTGATGGTTACTCTAGAAATTTAGGCTCTGAGGAGGCTTTTGGACTGTTTAATCAAATTGGAAATGCTAGTGGTGGTGCTGATTCTTTCACGTTTGCTAGTCTCTTGAGTGGTGCTGCGAGCATTGGAGCAGTTGGGAAAGGCGAGCAGTTACACTCTCGTTTGGTTAAAGCAGGGTTCGCGACCAATTTATGCGTCTGCAATGCTCTGATCTCTATGTACACGAGGTGTGGCGACATAGAAGCTGGATTTCAA GTTTTCGAAGAAATGGGAGTGCGAAATGTGATATCTTGGACATCCATCATCACAGGCTTTGCTAAACACGGACTTGCAAGACTAGCTCTGGATCTGTTCCAGCAAATGcttgattttggtgtgaaaccGAACGAGGTCACCTTCGTAGCTGTGTTGTCAGCTTGTAGTCATGCAGGTCTGGTCGACGAGGGGTGGAGGCATTTCAACTCAATGTCGAAAGAGCACGGGATAAGGCCGAGAATGGAGCACTACGCGTGTATGGTCGACGTATTAGGAAGATCAGGATTTCTAAATGAAGCAATGGAGTTCATCGAATCAATGCCTTTCACTCCCGACGCCCTAGTCTGGCGCACTCTGCTAGGTGCCTGCAGCGTCCAGGGCGACGCTGACCTTGGCAGGCGTGCTGCTGACATGATCATCGAGCAAGACCCAAGCGACCCTGCAGCACACGTCCTTCTGTCTAACTTGTACGCCTCGGCTGGGCAATGGGAGGACGTTGCGAAGATCAGGAAAGGGATGAAGGAGAGGAATGTGGTGAAGGAAGCCGGGTGCAGCTGGATTGAGACTGCGAACAGCGTGCATAAGTTCTACGTTGGGGATACGAAGCACCCGGAGGCGAGGGAGATGTACGAGGAACTGGAGAGGTTGGTGGTGGAAATAAAGGGGATGGGATATGTTCCGGATACAAGATTTGTGATGCATGAAGTGGAGGAGGGAGAGAAGGAGAGGTATTTGTTTCAGCATAGTGAGAAGATAGCTTTGGCATATGGTCTTATAAGGACAGGCAAAGCTAAGCCGATTAGAATCTTTAAGAATCTTCGAGTGTGTGGAGACTGTCATGCTGCGATGAAGTATGCGTCAATGGCGACTGGGAGAGAGATTGTGGTGAGGGACTCGAATAGGTTTCATCACATCAAGGATGGGAGATGTTCTTGTAATGATTATTGGTGA
- the LOC121781069 gene encoding rust resistance kinase Lr10-like, whose protein sequence is MGFLIYKFRRRHLSIYEVIECFLRSNNELAPIRYSYSDIKKMTRGFREKLGEGGYGHVYKGKLRSGNDVAVKMLKKTGGNAQDFMNEIATIGRIHHINVVKLVGYCAHGSKRALVFDFMSNGSLDKYLFNQEKMDSLDWDRKFDIAVGVARGIEYLHRGCDIQILHFDIKPHNMLLDDNFIPKVSDFGLAKYFSKEKNSVTLTAARGTIGYVAPELINRGIGTISYKADVYSFGMMLMDIVGLKRDLAGNNDSSSKYFPYWIYDHINQGKDYTEIGCVDENDAAREVGRKMTIVALWCIQMNPNDRPSMNEVLKMLEGDVERLLIPEFPSQSTQIVGNVDQTGTTCSSDYVSFPHLDDSFPSVEIITVQE, encoded by the coding sequence ATGGGGTTTTTGATCTATAAATTTCGGAGAAGGCATTTATCCATATATGAGGTTATAGAATGTTTCCTACGAAGCAATAACGAACTCGCGCCAATTAGATACTCATATTCGGACATTAAAAAGATGACCAGAGGTTTTCGAGAAAAACTAGGTGAAGGAGGCTACGGTCATGTTTACAAAGGAAAACTCCGTAGTGGAAATGATGTAGCTGTAAAAATGCTCAAAAAAACAGGAGGAAATGCGCAAGACTTCATGAATGAAATTGCAACTATTGGAAGGATCCATCATATCAATGTGGTAAAACTTGTTGGATATTGTGCACATGGCTCCAAACGTGCCCTTGTGTTTGATTTCATGTCAAATGGTTCCTTGGACAAGTACTTATTCAATCAAGAGAAAATGGATTCCTTGGATTGGGATAGGAAGTTTGATATTGCAGTGGGAGTAGCTCGAGGGATTGAATATTTGCACCGAGGCTGTGACATCCAGATTCTACATTTTGACATCAAACCTCACAATATGCTTCTCGATGATAACTTCATACCAAAAGTATCAGATTTTGGGCTTGCGAAATATTTCTCCAAAGAAAAGAACAGTGTGACCTTGACCGCAGCCAGAGGTACCATAGGCTATGTTGCTCCAGAATTGATCAACAGAGGTATTGGCACAATCTCATACAAAGCTGATGTGTATAGTTTTGGAATGATGCTAATGGACATAGTTGGCTTAAAGAGAGATTTGGCTGGAAACAATGATAGTTCTAGCAAGTATTTTCCATATTGGATATATGATCACATCAACCAAGGCAAGGACTATACTGAAATTGGATGTGTTGATGAAAATGATGCCGCGAGGGAAGTTGGTCGAAAGATGACAATAGTTGCATTGTGGTGCATACAGATGAATCCAAATGATCGTCCTTCGATGAATGAAGTGTTAAAAATGTTGGAAGGAGATGTTGAGCGTTTGCTGATTCCTGAATTTCCATCTCAGTCTACACAGATAGTAGGAAATGTGGATCAAACCGGAACTACATGTTCGTCAGATTATGTGTCATTTCCACACCTTGATGATTCTTTTCCCAGTGTGGAGATCATCACTGTGCAAGAGTGA